From Saccharothrix espanaensis DSM 44229, the proteins below share one genomic window:
- a CDS encoding ABC transporter ATP-binding protein yields the protein MTGEPDPREGALVTPHWQLDDADRAPRRTLRGLPSATWPVLAMIRRAAPGPALAVVVMQVVSGLAAAFGLFATTGVLTELLASGAAGDRIVAALPQLVLVGAAFGLRGAMDVGVALAHARITPAVRRLAEERLYSASLGADLASFDDSRFYDRMHRARDRGLFFLERAADNLVELIGSLLGIAAAAGSLVVLHPALLPVLLLAVIPDGWAVQRAARLAYASVGRTVALDRRVQMVSDLATEREPAAEIRAYRAEPFVLHEYRVAADPLRDEEVRLATAQARVRGIGRALAGVGLAVTYVVLGLLVRYGWVPLAVAGTAVIAIRVATTALNRLVLAANQLVEQGMYVADYQDFLAAVPDSSAPDSAAPDPSAPDSAAGKPPGAGPPPLDPGRVVLDHVTFSYPESARTAVRDVTLTIEPGETVALVGENGSGKTTLAKLIAGLYPPTSGRVRWGGRDLADVDRRQAADRVMMVLQDPIRWPHTARVNVRVGRHERPDPAGAAVRSAAGQSGADEVVAGLPDEWETLLSKQFRGGVELSGGQWQRLAVARGLYRDAPLLIWDEPTAPLDAKAEFAVYESLRALAADRTVVLITHRLASVRHADRILLLHEGELVEQGTHAALLAAGGRYAELYELQSRMYADA from the coding sequence GTGACCGGGGAACCCGACCCGCGCGAGGGCGCGCTGGTCACCCCGCACTGGCAGTTGGACGATGCCGACCGCGCGCCGCGCCGCACCCTGCGCGGCCTGCCGTCGGCCACCTGGCCGGTGCTGGCGATGATCCGGCGCGCCGCGCCCGGTCCCGCGCTCGCCGTCGTGGTGATGCAGGTGGTGTCCGGGCTGGCGGCGGCGTTCGGCCTGTTCGCCACGACCGGCGTGCTCACCGAGCTGCTGGCGAGCGGGGCGGCCGGGGACCGGATCGTCGCCGCCCTGCCGCAGCTGGTGCTGGTGGGCGCGGCGTTCGGGCTGCGCGGCGCGATGGACGTCGGTGTCGCGCTGGCGCACGCCCGGATCACGCCCGCCGTGCGCCGGCTGGCCGAGGAACGCCTGTACTCGGCGAGCCTGGGCGCGGACCTCGCGTCGTTCGACGACTCCCGGTTCTACGACCGGATGCACCGCGCCCGCGACCGCGGCCTGTTCTTCCTGGAACGCGCCGCGGACAACCTGGTCGAGCTGATCGGGTCGCTGCTGGGCATCGCGGCGGCGGCCGGCAGCCTGGTCGTGCTGCACCCCGCGCTGCTCCCGGTGCTGCTGCTGGCGGTCATTCCGGACGGGTGGGCGGTGCAGCGCGCGGCGCGGCTGGCGTACGCGAGCGTCGGGCGCACCGTGGCGCTGGACCGGCGGGTGCAGATGGTGTCGGACCTGGCCACCGAACGCGAACCGGCCGCCGAGATCCGGGCCTACCGGGCGGAGCCGTTCGTGCTGCACGAGTACCGCGTGGCGGCGGACCCGCTGCGGGACGAGGAGGTCCGGCTGGCCACCGCGCAGGCCAGGGTGCGCGGCATCGGCCGCGCGCTGGCCGGTGTCGGCCTCGCGGTGACCTACGTGGTGCTGGGCCTGCTGGTCCGCTACGGCTGGGTGCCGCTCGCCGTCGCGGGTACCGCGGTGATCGCGATCCGGGTCGCCACCACCGCCCTGAACCGGTTGGTGCTGGCCGCGAACCAGTTGGTGGAGCAGGGCATGTACGTCGCCGACTACCAGGACTTCCTGGCCGCTGTTCCCGATTCCTCAGCACCCGATTCCGCTGCTCCCGATCCCTCAGCCCCCGACTCTGCCGCGGGAAAGCCGCCCGGCGCGGGTCCGCCGCCGTTGGACCCCGGCCGGGTCGTGCTCGACCACGTCACGTTCAGCTACCCGGAGAGCGCCCGGACCGCCGTCCGCGACGTCACCCTGACCATCGAGCCGGGCGAGACCGTCGCGCTGGTCGGCGAGAACGGCTCCGGCAAGACCACGCTGGCCAAGCTGATCGCGGGCCTGTACCCGCCGACGTCCGGCCGGGTGCGGTGGGGCGGGCGGGACCTGGCCGACGTGGACCGCCGGCAGGCCGCCGACCGGGTGATGATGGTGCTGCAGGACCCGATCCGCTGGCCGCACACCGCGCGGGTCAACGTCCGCGTCGGCCGGCACGAGCGCCCCGACCCGGCCGGCGCGGCGGTGCGGTCGGCGGCCGGGCAGTCCGGTGCCGACGAGGTCGTGGCGGGCCTGCCCGACGAGTGGGAGACGTTGCTGTCCAAGCAGTTCCGGGGCGGCGTGGAGCTGTCCGGCGGGCAGTGGCAGCGGCTCGCCGTGGCGCGCGGGCTCTACCGCGACGCGCCGCTGCTGATCTGGGACGAGCCGACCGCGCCGCTGGACGCCAAGGCCGAGTTCGCGGTGTACGAGTCGTTGCGCGCGCTGGCCGCCGACCGGACCGTCGTGCTGATCACCCACCGGCTGGCCAGCGTGCGGCACGCCGACCGGATCCTCCTGCTGCACGAGGGGGAACTGGTGGAGCAGGGCACGCACGCGGCGTTGCTCGCCGCCGGCGGCCGGTACGCCGAGCTGTACGAGCTGCAGAGCCGGATGTACGCCGATGCTTGA
- a CDS encoding FAD-binding oxidoreductase, whose translation MLDLVTPRDERYALSRTQFIGRPVEVLPRAVARCGSAGEVVEALAFARSRGLPFAIRGGGHSNACHSSTSGLLVDVTPADRITVADGLVTVGGGVRIGRLARALAPLGRLVPTGSCPSVGVVGAALGGGFGSHGRLHGLTCDALVGAEVVLADGRVVGTAGEPDLLWALRGAGGGLGVVTSATFRTVAALPRTHFRLEWGFEHAAALVAWWQRWAPGAPDGVSAELVLLGPQYPEEPPVALLIGAAPDRAAVQAFADDFGRPAVAEIADLSAADAALLHATPYSAVAHDPSEIPLVHDRPGLSTATTGFFARPLPDDAVAALLAHFTADRVMGELREVAFTPWGGGYARTPGDATAFGHRDPAFLVKHTVLVGPGGAARRGEVVLARARAGRDLLRPWGTGGAYVNFPEPGLPDHAYHGANAARVRAVKAHYDPGGAFRPG comes from the coding sequence ATGCTTGACCTGGTGACGCCGCGGGACGAGCGCTACGCCCTGTCCCGCACCCAGTTCATCGGCCGGCCGGTCGAGGTGCTGCCGCGCGCGGTGGCCCGGTGCGGGTCGGCCGGCGAGGTGGTCGAGGCGCTGGCTTTCGCGCGCTCGCGCGGGCTGCCGTTCGCGATCCGGGGCGGCGGGCACAGCAACGCCTGCCACTCCAGCACGTCCGGGCTGCTGGTCGACGTGACGCCGGCCGACCGGATCACCGTGGCCGACGGGCTGGTCACGGTCGGCGGCGGCGTCCGGATCGGCCGGCTGGCGCGGGCGCTGGCCCCGCTGGGACGGCTGGTCCCGACCGGGTCGTGCCCCTCGGTCGGGGTGGTGGGGGCGGCGCTGGGCGGCGGGTTCGGCAGCCACGGCCGGCTGCACGGGCTGACCTGCGACGCGCTGGTCGGGGCCGAGGTCGTGCTGGCCGACGGCCGGGTGGTCGGGACGGCCGGCGAGCCGGACCTGCTGTGGGCGTTGCGCGGGGCCGGCGGCGGTCTCGGCGTGGTGACCTCGGCGACCTTCCGCACGGTGGCGGCGCTGCCCCGCACGCACTTCCGCCTGGAGTGGGGGTTCGAGCACGCCGCCGCCCTGGTCGCGTGGTGGCAGCGGTGGGCACCGGGCGCGCCGGACGGCGTCTCGGCCGAACTCGTGCTGCTGGGCCCGCAGTACCCCGAGGAGCCGCCGGTGGCGCTGCTGATCGGCGCGGCACCGGACCGGGCGGCGGTGCAGGCGTTCGCCGACGACTTCGGCCGGCCCGCCGTCGCCGAGATCGCCGACCTGTCGGCGGCCGACGCGGCGCTGCTGCACGCGACCCCGTACTCCGCCGTCGCGCACGACCCGTCGGAGATCCCACTGGTGCACGACCGTCCCGGGCTGTCCACCGCGACCACCGGGTTCTTCGCCCGGCCGCTGCCCGATGACGCGGTGGCGGCGCTGCTGGCGCACTTCACCGCCGACCGGGTGATGGGGGAGTTGCGGGAGGTGGCGTTCACGCCGTGGGGCGGCGGGTACGCCCGGACCCCCGGCGACGCCACCGCGTTCGGCCACCGCGACCCGGCGTTCCTGGTCAAGCACACGGTCCTGGTCGGTCCGGGCGGCGCGGCCCGCCGGGGCGAGGTCGTGCTGGCGCGGGCGCGGGCGGGCCGAGACCTGCTGCGCCCCTGGGGGACGGGCGGCGCGTACGTCAACTTCCCCGAGCCGGGCCTGCCCGACCACGCCTACCACGGGGCGAACGCCGCGCGCGTGCGCGCGGTGAAGGCGCACTACGACCCGGGCGGCGCGTTCCGACCCGGGTGA
- a CDS encoding geranyl diphosphate 2-C-methyltransferase, whose protein sequence is MTTVAPGVLRTDYQRSVAAYWNAERDPVNIRLGEVDGIYHHHYGIGPYDESVLVGPEETRDARVIAELHRLETAQADFLIDRFAGTGPQDRLLDGGSGRGGTSIMTNRRYGCRVDGVSISEKQVEFANNQAAKWGVADQVRFHFRNMLDTGFETGAFRGVWTNETTMYVDLFDLFGEFSRLVAPGGRYVCITGCYNDLTGGRSKAVSQIDERYTCSVHPRSAYFKAMAANNLVPIEVVDLTPHTIPYWELRERSSVATGVESSFLTAYREGSFHYLMIVADRVPGRR, encoded by the coding sequence ATGACCACTGTCGCTCCCGGTGTCCTGCGCACCGACTACCAGCGGTCCGTCGCGGCGTACTGGAACGCCGAACGGGACCCGGTGAACATCCGGCTCGGCGAGGTCGACGGGATCTACCACCACCACTACGGCATCGGCCCCTACGACGAGTCCGTGCTGGTAGGACCCGAGGAGACCCGTGACGCACGGGTGATCGCCGAGCTGCACCGGCTGGAGACCGCCCAGGCCGACTTCCTGATCGACCGGTTCGCGGGGACCGGCCCGCAGGACCGGCTGCTGGACGGCGGTTCGGGTCGCGGCGGCACCAGCATCATGACCAACCGGCGGTACGGCTGCCGGGTGGACGGCGTGTCCATCTCGGAGAAGCAGGTCGAATTCGCCAACAACCAGGCCGCCAAGTGGGGTGTCGCGGACCAGGTCCGGTTCCACTTCCGGAACATGCTCGACACCGGTTTCGAGACCGGCGCATTCCGCGGGGTGTGGACCAATGAGACCACCATGTACGTCGACCTGTTCGACCTGTTCGGTGAATTCTCCCGGCTGGTCGCGCCCGGTGGCCGGTACGTCTGCATCACCGGCTGCTACAACGACCTGACCGGCGGCCGGTCGAAGGCGGTCAGCCAGATCGACGAGCGGTACACGTGCAGCGTCCACCCGCGCAGCGCGTACTTCAAGGCGATGGCGGCCAACAACCTGGTGCCGATCGAGGTCGTCGACCTGACCCCGCACACCATCCCGTACTGGGAACTGCGGGAGAGGTCGTCGGTGGCCACGGGCGTCGAGTCGTCGTTCCTGACCGCGTACCGCGAGGGCAGCTTCCACTACCTGATGATCGTCGCGGACCGGGTGCCGGGCCGCCGCTGA
- a CDS encoding class I SAM-dependent methyltransferase translates to MTIISALGALTAGERDRAREFAARVGSPLGTALAEYLGSDADGTVYDRPAAFQAFIDGGGNVGLYEAVSGALTALYDRVRPGALLDVGCGDGRALVPALAGHRPRVTVVEPSTALLRTAVERLPDGLVVDARNTGVEEFVTGPGRHDVAQSTFALHALPHDVRDAVLAALAPHVGTLAVVEFDVPDLSPQRRLEFLAETYERGLAKYDDDRDLVAQGFLMPVLTGQLLPGAVRSTWEQPAAAWVAQVTRAGFADVEITPLFDYWSSPAFLLTATGSA, encoded by the coding sequence GTGACGATCATTTCTGCGTTGGGGGCGCTGACCGCCGGTGAACGGGACCGGGCGCGCGAGTTCGCGGCCCGGGTCGGTTCACCGCTCGGCACCGCGTTGGCGGAGTACCTGGGCAGTGACGCGGACGGGACGGTGTACGACCGGCCGGCCGCGTTCCAGGCGTTCATCGACGGCGGCGGGAACGTCGGGCTGTACGAAGCGGTGAGCGGGGCGTTGACCGCGCTCTACGACCGGGTGCGGCCCGGCGCGCTGCTGGACGTCGGGTGCGGCGACGGGCGGGCGTTGGTGCCCGCACTGGCCGGCCACCGGCCCCGGGTCACCGTGGTGGAGCCGTCCACGGCGTTGCTGCGGACCGCCGTCGAGCGGCTGCCCGACGGGCTGGTCGTGGACGCGCGCAACACCGGGGTCGAGGAGTTCGTGACCGGACCCGGGCGGCACGACGTGGCCCAGTCGACGTTCGCGCTGCACGCGCTCCCGCACGACGTCCGCGACGCGGTCCTGGCCGCCCTCGCCCCGCACGTCGGGACGCTGGCCGTGGTCGAGTTCGACGTGCCCGACCTGTCGCCCCAGCGGCGGCTGGAGTTCCTCGCCGAGACCTACGAGCGCGGGCTGGCCAAGTACGACGACGACCGCGACCTCGTCGCGCAGGGGTTCCTGATGCCGGTGCTGACCGGGCAGCTGCTGCCCGGCGCGGTGCGCTCCACCTGGGAGCAGCCGGCCGCCGCCTGGGTCGCGCAGGTGACCCGCGCCGGGTTCGCCGACGTGGAGATCACGCCGCTGTTCGACTACTGGTCCTCGCCCGCGTTCCTGCTCACCGCCACCGGCTCGGCCTGA